From the Desulfovibrio sp. genome, the window TGCTGACCCTCGGCATGACAGGCCTTTTTGCCGGTTCCGTGCGCGCGCCGCTGACCGGCGCATTTTTGCTGCTTGAAATGACAGGATCGTTCCACAACATCCCCACGGTGGTGCTCACGGCTTATATTGCCGCCTTCACCGCCAATGCCTTGCGCTCCGAACCTGTGTACGACAGCCTGCGCGCCCGCTGCCTTGATCTGGCTGGCGCGGCAGCCCCAAGCGACAAAAATGGCAATGATACCGATGCGTCAGGCAACGCAACACAACTGCAAAAATGAAAGGTCGTGCAAAAGGGGCACGATGCCGCAAAAAATTTATTCATATAACTATTTGTTATGTTTGAATTTTTAAAAAAATGCTTGCGTTTTGGAATTGGAGTGTCTATGTTCACCAATTGCAAAACCAACCGCGCCCCATGGAGTAGGTATGACCCGTAAAGACCGCACAGAAGGCATATACAGCCGCCGAGAAGTACTGGACGAAAGTGAGCGTCGCCAGTACTGCCTTATTCAGCTCAAAGATTTGCTCTCCTACGCATACCGCTATTCAGAAGACGTTAAAAAACGCTTCGACCGTGCGCAGTTCAATGTGGAGAAATTCAAAACACTTACCGATATAAAGCACATTCCCATCCTGAAGAAGAAAGAACTTATCTTCCTTCAGTCCATGGGGCCGCGCCTGGGCGGTCTGCTGACCAAGGATATCGGCGAGCTCAAGCGCATCTTTTTGTCGCCTGGGCCCATCTTCGATCCCGAAGACCGTGGAGAAGACTACTGGGGTTACACCGAAGCCTTCTATTCCGTTGGCTTCCGCCCCGGCGATGCCGTGCAGAACACGTTCAACTACCAGTTGACGCCCGCTGGCCTCATGTTTGAAGAGCCGCTGCGCAACCTGGGCTGCGCGGTTATTCCCGCCGGCCCCACAGACGCCGCCACCCAGCTCGACATCATGCAGAAGCTGCGCGTCTCCGGCTATGTGGGCACGCCCAGCTTTCTCATGCACCTTGCGCAAAAGGCCGAAGAAAAAGGCCTTAACCTGCGCAAGGATCTTTTCCTCGAAGTGGCCTTTGTCACCGGCGAGCGCCTGTCTGAAAAGATGCGCTCCCAGATGGAAAAGAAGTACGACCTCGTCATGCGTCAGGGCTACGGCACCGCCGACGTGGGCTGCATCGGCTACGAATGCTTCCACAAAACCGGCCTG encodes:
- a CDS encoding AMP-binding protein, coding for MTRKDRTEGIYSRREVLDESERRQYCLIQLKDLLSYAYRYSEDVKKRFDRAQFNVEKFKTLTDIKHIPILKKKELIFLQSMGPRLGGLLTKDIGELKRIFLSPGPIFDPEDRGEDYWGYTEAFYSVGFRPGDAVQNTFNYQLTPAGLMFEEPLRNLGCAVIPAGPTDAATQLDIMQKLRVSGYVGTPSFLMHLAQKAEEKGLNLRKDLFLEVAFVTGERLSEKMRSQMEKKYDLVMRQGYGTADVGCIGYECFHKTGLHIANRCYVEICHPDTGIPLKDGEVGEIVVTAFNKTYPLIRLATGDLSYIDRSPCACGRTSPRLGSIVGRVDTTARIMGMFVYPHQVEQVMSRFEEIKRWQIEVTNPGGIDEMTLFVETSGFKREEELLHQFREKIKLRPELRVLAPGSLPPQIRPIEDKRHWD